Genomic DNA from Mycobacterium stomatepiae:
CCCGTGGCCGAGGCTGGACAGGATCTGCTGCTGGTTACCGTGCTCAAAGGCGCCGTGATCTTTGTCACCGACCTGGCCCGCGCGATACCGGTGCCGACGCAGTTCGAATTCATGGCCGTCAGCTCGTACGGGTCCTCGACGTCATCGTCGGGTGTGGTCCGCATCCTCAAGGATCTGGACCGAGACATCAACGGTCGCGACGTGCTGATCGTCGAAGACGTCGTCGACTCCGGTCTGACCCTGTCCTGGCTGCTGCGCAATCTGAAGACCCGCCATCCGCGCTCGCTGCGGGTGTGCACGTTGCTGCGCAAGCCCGATGCGGTGCGCACCAACGCCGAGATCGCCTACGTCGGCTTCGACATTCCCAACGACTTCGTCGTGGGCTACGGCCTGGACTATGACGAGCGCTATCGCGACTTGTCGTACATCGGCACCCTGGACCCCAGGGTCTACGAGCAGTAGCCAGCAGTAGGCCGGCGGCTAATCCAGCTCCCACGCCGCGGTCACCGAGAAGCTCACCGTCTGCTGCCCCGGCTCCAGCGGTACCGCGGTAGCCATCGCTTTGGGCGGTGCC
This window encodes:
- the hpt gene encoding hypoxanthine phosphoribosyltransferase; the encoded protein is MSPPLVVRPPTWHAVGVAQTSSAITPEQPVDLYPGDIKSVLLTTEQIQARIVELGGQIANDYREPVAEAGQDLLLVTVLKGAVIFVTDLARAIPVPTQFEFMAVSSYGSSTSSSGVVRILKDLDRDINGRDVLIVEDVVDSGLTLSWLLRNLKTRHPRSLRVCTLLRKPDAVRTNAEIAYVGFDIPNDFVVGYGLDYDERYRDLSYIGTLDPRVYEQ